Genomic segment of Peribacillus frigoritolerans:
GAAAATGCTCAAGGAAAAACAAACGTCATGGAATCTATTTTTGTTTTAGCAATGGCAAAATCTCATCGCACCTCAAATGATAAAGAACTTATTCGCTGGGATGAAGAGTATGCTAAAATAGAAGGAAGAGTTAGAAAGAGAAATACCTCAATACCACTTGAGCTGACCATTTCAAAAAAAGGGAAAAAGGCGAAGTGCAACCATATTGAACAAAGAAAGTTGAGTCAATATGTCGGAAATATGAATGTGGTCATGTTTGCGCCTGAGGACCTTAACCTTGTAAAGGGAAGTCCTCTAGTCAGACGCCGTTTTATAGATATGGAAATTGGCCAGGTTTCTCCCGTATACCTTCATGATATGAGCCAATATCATAAAATACTTCAACAAAGAAATCATTACTTAAAGCTTCTGCAGACCCGGAAACAAACGGATACGACGATGCTTGACGTGCTGACCGATCAATTTATTCAGTACGCAGCGAAAATTGTCGAAAGAAGATACGAGTTTCTTTTAAAGCTCCAGCAATGGGCAGAGCCGATTCATTCGGGGATCTCCAGAAATCTAGAAGTATTGAAAATCCAATATAAACCGTCGCTTGATGTATCAGAATCTATGGATTTGACGAAAATGATAGAAGTATACACAGAAAAATTTGATAAAATAAAAACAAGGGAAATTGAACGGGGTGTAACACTGGTAGGTCCTCATCGTGACGACCTGGTTTTTTTTGTGAATGACCGTGATGTCCAGACATACGGTTCACAAGGACAACAGCGTACGACAGCCCTGTCTTTGAAACTTGCCGAAATTGAGCTGATCCATGAAGAAATCGGCGAGTATCCCATTTTATTATTGGATGATGTGTTATCGGAACTTGACGATTTCCGTCAATCCCATTTACTGAATACAATACAAGGGAAAGTGCAAACATTCGTGACGACACCCTCCGTTGATGGAATCGATCATCAAACCCTAAGAGAAGCGTCCACCTTTTATGTTAGTCAAGGAAGTATAAAAAAGGTTAAATGATGAGGTGAATGTATGTATCTCCATATTGGTGAAGACATTCTTGTGAAAACGGACGATGTCATAGCCATTTTAGATAAGAAGCTGCTTCAGGCCTCTCCGATCATGAGTGAATTTTTGGAGAAAAAGTCTGATGTAACTTACCATTTAGCAAAAAACTCGGTTAAATCGATTGTAGTGACGGAAAAACAGGTATATTATTCACCGCTTGCGTCGTCCACTTTGAAAAAGCGTTCACTGCAGCCATCGCTCTTAATCGATGATATAGATATTCTTTGAATTGTAGCTAAACGTTATAATTACTCCTTAAAATTGATAATGCCAAAAGAAAAGTGTAGGTGATACGTATGACAATGGAACAAAAAGAAGTACAAGCTCAGGCATACGATGAGAATCAGATACAGGTTTTAGAAGGCTTAGAAGCAGTTCGTAAACGTCCGGGGATGTATATCGGCACTACCTCTGCAAAAGGACTTCACCATCTTGTTTGGGAAATTGTCGATAATAGTATTGATGAGGCACTAGCTGGTTTCTGTACGGAAATCAAAGTGACGATCGAAGAAGACAATAGCATAACAGTAGTCGATAATGGTCGGGGAATCCCAGTGGGGATCCATGAAAAAATGGGACGCCCAGCTGTAGAAGTAATCATGACGGTCCTTCATGCGGGCGGTAAATTTGGCGGCGGAGGTTATAAGGTCTCCGGCGGTCTGCATGGTGTGGGGGCATCAGTAGTTAATGCCTTATCCACGGTATTGGAAGTTTACGTTCACCGTGAAGGTAAAATCCATTATCAGCAATTTAACCGCGGTATCCCAAAAGAAGATTTGAAAATCATCGGGGAAACCGATCATACCGGAACGACTGTACACTTCATTCCTGATGGTGAAATCTTCACGGATACCTTGGAATATGATTTCGATACATTAGCCACACGAATCCGTGAGCTTGCATTCCTGAATAAAGGCTTGAAGCTGATCATTGAAGATAAACGTGAAGAAGAAGAGAAAATCAGGGATTACCACTATGAGGGCGGTATCAAATCTTATGTTGAGCATTTGAACCGTTCTAAAGAGGTATTGCATGAGGAACCGATTTTCATGGAAGGCGAGAAAGATGGAATTTCCGTTGAATTGGCTTTGCAATATAATGACAGCTATATCAGTAATGTCTTTTCTTTTGCCAATAATATTCATACCTATGAAGGCGGTACACATGAATCAGGATTCAAGACTGCTTTGACCCGTGTCATCAATGATTATGCACGGAAAAATGGTCTTTTAAAAGAAGCGGATGCCAATTTCTCAGGTGAAGATGTCCGGGAAGGTTTAACGGCAATCATTTCGATTAAGCATCCTGACCCGCAATTTGAAGGTCAGACGAAAACCAAACTCGGAAACTCTGAGGTAAGAACGGTTACTGATTCCATTCTTTCGGAACGACTTGATGCCTTCTTATATGAAAACCCTGCCGTGGCCCGAAAAATTGTAGATAAAGGGCAAATGGCAGCGAGAGCCCGCCTGGCAGCGAAGAAAGCACGTGAATTGACTCGGAGGAAAAGTGCTTTGGAAGTATCCAATCTACCAGGTAAATTGGCAGATTGTTCTTCTAAGGACCCGAGTATCAGCGAATTATACATCGTTGAAGGAAACTCGGCGGGAGGTTCGGCAAAACAAGGGCGGGACCGTCATTTCCAAGCTATCTTGCCGCTAAGGGGCAAAATCCTTAATGTTGAAAAAGCGCGATTGGACAGAATCCTGCATAATGAAGAAATAGGTACGATCATCACAGCGCTTGGAACAGGCATTGGTGATGAATTCAATACCGAAAAAGCTAGATATCATAAAATTGTTATCATGACTGATGCGGATGTGGATGGTGCCCATATCAGAACGCTGATGTTGACATTCTTCTACCGGTATATGCGAAAAATCATCGAGTATGGATATATATATATTGCTCAGCCGCCACTTTTCAAGATTCAGCAAGGGAAAAAAGTGGATTATGCTTATAATGACCGCCAGCTTGAAGAAATCATGGCCAGTTTGCCAAGTACTCCCAAGCCTAACCTGCAGCGTTATAAAGGGCTGGGGGAAATGAATCCGGAGCAATTGTGGGAAACGACCATGAACCCTGAAACGAGAACGCTGCTTCAAGTCAGTTTGAAAGATGCTGCCGAGGCAGATGAAACTTTCGAGATGTTGATGGGCGACAAGGTCGAACCGCGACGTAACTTCATTGAAGAAAATGCAATTTATGTAAAAAATCTTGATATCTGATTTTTTGACAGGATGCTTTTACATCCTGTTCTTTACATAGTGCACGAACAGTTAAATTTAAATGAGAGTATAAGCTTTTAATAGGAGGTTGGCTCCATGTCAGAAAATGAAAGATCAGGTGTAAAAGAAATAAATATAAGTACCGAGATGCGGACATCGTTTTTGGATTATGCGATGAGTGTTATCGTGTCGAGGGCTTTGCCTGATGTAAGGGACGGTTTGAAACCGGTACACCGAAGAATTCTTTATGCAATGAACGATCTTGGAATGACTTCGGATAAACCATTTAAGAAATCAGCCCGTATTGTCGGGGAAGTCATCGGTAAGTATCACCCGCATGGTGATTCGGCTGTATATGAAACGATGGTACGGATGGCGCAACCTTTTAACTATCGCTATATGCTTGTAGATGGTCATGGGAATTTCGGTTCGGTCGATGGTGACCAAGCTGCCGCAATGAGGTACACCGAAGCGAGAATGTCGAAAATCTCGATGGAGTTACTCCGGGATTTAAATAAAGATACAGTTAACTTCCAGGATAACTATGATGGTTCAGAAAGAGAACCAGCCGTCATGCCTGCCCGTTTCCCGAACTTGTTGGTGAATGGTTCATCAGGAATAGCGGTAGGAATGGCAACCAATATTCCGCCCCATCAATTAGGTGAGGTAATTGACGGCGTATTGGCTTTAAGCAAGAATCCTGAAATTACAATTCCAGAGTTGATGGAATATATCCCTGGTCCGGACTTTCCTACAGCCGGTTTGATTTTAGGGAGAAGCGGAATCAGAAAGGCCTATGAAACCGGAAAAGGGTCAATCATTCAA
This window contains:
- the recF gene encoding DNA replication/repair protein RecF (All proteins in this family for which functions are known are DNA-binding proteins that assist the filamentation of RecA onto DNA for the initiation of recombination or recombinational repair.), with amino-acid sequence MYIENISLKNYRNYTELNLTFENKVNVILGENAQGKTNVMESIFVLAMAKSHRTSNDKELIRWDEEYAKIEGRVRKRNTSIPLELTISKKGKKAKCNHIEQRKLSQYVGNMNVVMFAPEDLNLVKGSPLVRRRFIDMEIGQVSPVYLHDMSQYHKILQQRNHYLKLLQTRKQTDTTMLDVLTDQFIQYAAKIVERRYEFLLKLQQWAEPIHSGISRNLEVLKIQYKPSLDVSESMDLTKMIEVYTEKFDKIKTREIERGVTLVGPHRDDLVFFVNDRDVQTYGSQGQQRTTALSLKLAEIELIHEEIGEYPILLLDDVLSELDDFRQSHLLNTIQGKVQTFVTTPSVDGIDHQTLREASTFYVSQGSIKKVK
- the remB gene encoding extracellular matrix regulator RemB yields the protein MYLHIGEDILVKTDDVIAILDKKLLQASPIMSEFLEKKSDVTYHLAKNSVKSIVVTEKQVYYSPLASSTLKKRSLQPSLLIDDIDIL
- the gyrB gene encoding DNA topoisomerase (ATP-hydrolyzing) subunit B, with amino-acid sequence MEQKEVQAQAYDENQIQVLEGLEAVRKRPGMYIGTTSAKGLHHLVWEIVDNSIDEALAGFCTEIKVTIEEDNSITVVDNGRGIPVGIHEKMGRPAVEVIMTVLHAGGKFGGGGYKVSGGLHGVGASVVNALSTVLEVYVHREGKIHYQQFNRGIPKEDLKIIGETDHTGTTVHFIPDGEIFTDTLEYDFDTLATRIRELAFLNKGLKLIIEDKREEEEKIRDYHYEGGIKSYVEHLNRSKEVLHEEPIFMEGEKDGISVELALQYNDSYISNVFSFANNIHTYEGGTHESGFKTALTRVINDYARKNGLLKEADANFSGEDVREGLTAIISIKHPDPQFEGQTKTKLGNSEVRTVTDSILSERLDAFLYENPAVARKIVDKGQMAARARLAAKKARELTRRKSALEVSNLPGKLADCSSKDPSISELYIVEGNSAGGSAKQGRDRHFQAILPLRGKILNVEKARLDRILHNEEIGTIITALGTGIGDEFNTEKARYHKIVIMTDADVDGAHIRTLMLTFFYRYMRKIIEYGYIYIAQPPLFKIQQGKKVDYAYNDRQLEEIMASLPSTPKPNLQRYKGLGEMNPEQLWETTMNPETRTLLQVSLKDAAEADETFEMLMGDKVEPRRNFIEENAIYVKNLDI